The following are from one region of the Eubacterium sp. MSJ-33 genome:
- a CDS encoding AAA family ATPase, translating into MNKQVIISIGREYGSGGHVIAEMIAKHYNIPLYDRNILDELSKETGNSYDVYKKYDEKPANPFITRTVLGQSNSVEKIIAEMQFNFLKEKAKSGESYVVLGRCAEDILQDNKGLISIFLVGDTDVKQQRIMEVNHVSAEEALTKMKRHDKSRKQYHNSFSSGKWGDSRYYDVCINTSRLGLKASAEELIRYIDARVAAM; encoded by the coding sequence ATGAACAAACAGGTCATTATTTCAATCGGACGAGAATATGGAAGTGGCGGACATGTGATTGCTGAAATGATTGCCAAGCATTACAACATCCCACTTTATGACAGAAACATTTTAGACGAGCTTTCTAAGGAAACCGGAAATTCTTACGATGTCTATAAAAAGTACGATGAAAAGCCAGCCAATCCATTTATAACAAGAACGGTTCTGGGACAATCGAATTCCGTAGAAAAAATCATAGCAGAAATGCAGTTTAATTTTCTAAAGGAAAAGGCAAAAAGTGGTGAGTCCTATGTTGTGCTCGGTCGTTGTGCAGAAGATATCCTGCAAGACAACAAGGGACTGATTTCCATCTTCCTGGTTGGTGATACCGATGTGAAGCAACAACGAATCATGGAAGTCAATCATGTATCTGCAGAAGAGGCACTCACAAAGATGAAACGCCACGATAAAAGCCGGAAACAGTACCACAATTCCTTCTCTTCCGGCAAATGGGGAGATTCCCGCTACTATGATGTCTGCATCAACACAAGCCGTCTGGGACTGAAAGCTTCTGCGGAAGAACTGATTCGCTATATTGATGCCAGAGTGGCAGCCATGTAA
- a CDS encoding cation-translocating P-type ATPase: MQEYTIQNQIAGCSKGIFKKEKIMGLTQQQVQERIDQGLTNESDLSTDKTTKEIIVSNTFTYFNLIFLIITVLLCLVGSFRNLTFLPIVIGNTLIGIIQEIRAKRTLDKMNLLNAPHAIVVRDGVKQKIETEQLVQDDEIILEAGNQICADAVVVEGNVQVNESLLTGEADEVEKNPGDELFSGSFVVSGQCHAELTHVGNESYIAKLSQEAKTMGSGEQSEMIRSINQIVKWVGIVIIPIGLLLFYQSHFINHETIRRSVTATVAAIIGMIPEGLYLLTTIALALSTMKLASRKVLLHDMKSIEALARVDVLCVDKTGTITEPTMNVKQIICSKNGKNLLHTPEELQELLVDYTLASNDNNATMQALRTFAGNESVAPSRTVVERYPFSSTTKYGAIVFTEGTYILGAPEFVMGDAYATVEKEISTFTKTGDRVLIFAKYAGTDLKHGLTEEVIPLGFVVLANPIRANAKQTFEYFNDQGVAIKVISGDNPGTVSEVALQAGILGAENYVDATTLDTAAKLRDAVEQYTVFGRVTPKQKQKLVKALQIKGHTVAMTGDGVNDILAMKDADCSVAMASGSEAAAQAAQVVLLDSDFAHMPDVVYEGRRVVNNVQRSASLFLVKNIFSLLMAVFSMVLMITYPLEPAQVSLISMFTIGAPGFLLALEPNKNRIEGRFITNVLLKALPGGLTDVIAVGALVMLGSVFGLPDASVATASTLVLSVVGFMILFKISEPLNKMKYGVIFLNIFGLVFSGIFLKKLFALSDMSNRCILLMVVFGFAAESLFRYLTLVAEKLRAYYERKRRYTGYKQKRRLRR; this comes from the coding sequence TTGCAGGAATATACTATACAGAATCAGATTGCAGGATGCAGCAAGGGTATTTTCAAAAAGGAGAAGATTATGGGACTTACGCAGCAACAAGTACAGGAGCGGATCGATCAGGGACTAACGAACGAGAGCGACCTGTCTACCGATAAAACAACGAAGGAGATTATCGTCTCCAATACATTCACATATTTTAACCTGATCTTTTTGATCATTACGGTCTTACTCTGTCTGGTCGGTTCCTTCCGGAACCTGACCTTCCTGCCGATCGTCATCGGCAATACATTGATTGGAATTATACAGGAGATCCGCGCGAAGCGGACACTGGACAAGATGAACCTGCTGAATGCACCGCACGCCATCGTCGTGCGGGACGGCGTGAAGCAGAAGATTGAAACCGAACAGCTCGTACAGGATGATGAGATCATCTTGGAGGCGGGCAACCAGATCTGCGCAGATGCAGTCGTTGTGGAAGGAAACGTGCAGGTCAATGAATCGCTGCTTACCGGAGAAGCGGACGAGGTAGAGAAAAATCCCGGCGACGAACTGTTCTCAGGAAGCTTTGTCGTATCGGGACAATGCCATGCCGAACTCACGCACGTCGGAAATGAATCCTACATCGCGAAGCTCTCACAGGAAGCAAAGACGATGGGAAGCGGCGAGCAGTCCGAGATGATCCGCTCAATCAACCAGATCGTCAAATGGGTTGGTATCGTTATCATCCCAATTGGACTTCTACTGTTTTATCAGAGCCATTTTATCAACCACGAGACGATCCGGCGGAGTGTGACAGCAACGGTTGCGGCGATCATCGGTATGATCCCGGAGGGATTATATTTACTTACGACAATCGCACTGGCTCTCAGCACCATGAAGCTTGCCAGCCGGAAGGTGCTGCTGCATGATATGAAGAGCATCGAAGCACTTGCGCGTGTCGATGTGCTGTGCGTGGATAAGACCGGTACGATCACCGAGCCGACGATGAATGTCAAGCAGATCATATGTAGCAAGAATGGAAAAAATTTACTGCACACACCGGAGGAATTGCAGGAATTACTTGTGGATTATACCCTTGCATCGAACGACAACAATGCAACGATGCAGGCGCTTCGGACATTTGCCGGAAATGAGAGTGTGGCACCAAGCCGGACCGTTGTGGAACGGTATCCGTTTTCTTCGACGACGAAATACGGTGCAATCGTATTTACCGAGGGAACGTATATATTAGGGGCGCCGGAATTTGTCATGGGTGATGCGTATGCAACCGTGGAAAAAGAAATTTCAACCTTCACAAAAACCGGTGACCGTGTCCTGATTTTTGCGAAATATGCAGGAACCGATTTAAAGCATGGACTTACCGAAGAAGTGATTCCACTTGGATTTGTCGTGCTTGCGAACCCGATCCGGGCAAATGCGAAGCAGACATTCGAATATTTTAACGATCAGGGCGTGGCAATCAAGGTTATCTCCGGTGATAATCCGGGAACAGTTTCTGAGGTTGCGCTGCAGGCAGGAATCCTGGGCGCAGAGAATTACGTGGATGCGACTACACTTGATACAGCGGCGAAGCTTAGGGATGCGGTCGAGCAGTACACGGTCTTTGGACGTGTGACACCGAAGCAGAAACAGAAGCTTGTGAAGGCATTGCAGATCAAAGGACATACAGTTGCGATGACCGGGGATGGTGTCAATGATATTTTAGCGATGAAGGATGCAGACTGTAGCGTGGCGATGGCATCGGGAAGTGAGGCAGCAGCGCAGGCAGCACAGGTTGTATTGCTGGATTCGGATTTTGCACATATGCCGGATGTTGTGTATGAAGGAAGGCGTGTCGTTAATAACGTACAGCGGTCAGCGAGTTTGTTCCTTGTAAAGAATATATTTTCTCTGTTGATGGCAGTATTCTCGATGGTTTTGATGATCACATATCCGCTTGAACCGGCGCAGGTATCCTTGATCAGTATGTTCACAATCGGCGCACCGGGATTCCTGCTTGCATTAGAGCCGAACAAGAACCGGATTGAAGGCAGGTTTATCACGAATGTGCTGCTTAAGGCACTGCCGGGCGGTCTGACCGATGTGATTGCAGTCGGAGCCCTTGTCATGCTTGGATCGGTATTCGGACTTCCGGATGCGAGTGTGGCGACAGCCTCAACACTGGTTTTGTCGGTTGTTGGATTTATGATTTTATTTAAGATCAGCGAACCGCTCAATAAGATGAAGTACGGCGTGATCTTCCTGAATATATTCGGACTTGTATTCTCCGGGATATTCCTGAAGAAGCTGTTTGCACTAAGTGATATGTCAAACCGGTGTATATTGTTGATGGTTGTGTTCGGATTTGCAGCGGAATCCTTATTCCGGTATCTTACTCTGGTTGCAGAAAAGTTACGGGCATATTATGAGAGAAAACGCCGGTACACAGGATACAAACAAAAACGCAGACTTCGCAGATAA
- a CDS encoding MATE family efflux transporter gives MKQDSQMFGTEKISKILWKMAPPVMLAQLIQALYNIVDSFFVGRYSESGLTALSIIYPIQLLMIAFAVGTGVGINTCMAHYLGLSEDEKADEIGGIGTPLSLLMWTVFAVFCYFFMPAYAKMSTESAEVIKEVVMYGRIVCVFSFGLFLESIWTKILQANGDMKTPMIAQIAGAVTNIVLDPLLIFGMFGLPKMGIAGAAAATVVGQIVAALIVMRRGFRRSPALSVYLPDIRKIYKMGIPNILMQSAYTFYIFGLNMVLATFSDQAVTVLGLYYKWQAFFFIPLGAMQTCIVPILSYNYATMKIDRCKKTLSLALVYGMSLMMLGVLCFELIPGQMLHVFSHDAEVIRIGKVAFRIIAVSFIPLVTSLTFPVFFQAVGKAFTSSMLTVVRTVFLFVPLGYAFSRIGLNFFWLTFPVTDIITSIAGFLLYRRFLRFTKSS, from the coding sequence ATGAAACAAGACAGCCAGATGTTTGGTACAGAGAAAATCAGTAAAATACTATGGAAGATGGCACCGCCTGTGATGCTGGCGCAGCTGATACAGGCACTTTATAACATTGTGGACAGCTTCTTTGTCGGGCGGTATTCCGAGAGCGGACTGACTGCGCTATCCATCATCTATCCAATCCAGCTTCTGATGATCGCATTTGCGGTGGGAACCGGCGTTGGTATCAATACGTGTATGGCGCATTACTTAGGCTTGTCTGAGGATGAAAAGGCGGACGAGATCGGTGGGATCGGAACGCCGCTTTCTCTGCTTATGTGGACAGTATTCGCTGTGTTCTGTTACTTCTTTATGCCAGCGTACGCGAAGATGTCGACGGAGTCCGCAGAAGTAATCAAAGAAGTTGTGATGTATGGACGGATTGTATGCGTCTTTTCTTTTGGACTTTTTCTGGAGAGTATCTGGACGAAGATTCTGCAGGCAAACGGCGATATGAAGACGCCCATGATCGCGCAGATTGCTGGTGCGGTTACAAACATCGTACTAGATCCGCTTCTGATCTTTGGTATGTTTGGATTGCCGAAGATGGGAATCGCAGGTGCTGCGGCAGCAACCGTCGTTGGTCAGATCGTAGCGGCGCTGATCGTCATGCGCAGAGGATTCCGGAGGTCGCCGGCGTTATCTGTATATCTGCCGGATATCCGCAAGATTTATAAGATGGGAATCCCGAATATCCTGATGCAGTCTGCGTACACGTTCTATATATTTGGTCTCAATATGGTACTTGCAACCTTCTCTGATCAGGCGGTGACAGTACTTGGACTTTATTACAAATGGCAGGCGTTTTTCTTCATCCCGCTTGGGGCGATGCAGACCTGCATCGTTCCAATTTTAAGTTACAACTATGCGACGATGAAGATCGACCGTTGCAAGAAAACATTATCGCTGGCACTTGTGTATGGAATGTCACTGATGATGCTTGGCGTGCTTTGCTTTGAACTGATACCGGGACAGATGCTGCATGTATTCTCGCATGACGCAGAAGTGATCCGTATCGGGAAGGTGGCATTCCGTATCATTGCGGTGAGCTTTATTCCGCTTGTGACATCGCTGACATTTCCGGTGTTCTTTCAGGCGGTTGGAAAGGCGTTTACAAGCAGTATGCTTACGGTGGTAAGAACGGTATTTTTATTTGTGCCGCTTGGGTATGCATTTTCAAGAATCGGGCTAAACTTCTTCTGGCTGACATTTCCGGTTACGGATATTATTACATCGATTGCCGGATTTTTGTTGTACCGCCGTTTCCTAAGATTCACCAAAAGTTCATAG
- the dtd gene encoding D-aminoacyl-tRNA deacylase, with the protein MRIVIQRVNHASVKVDGETIGSIGKGYLLLLGVAEGDTKEMADRYVKKLSTLRIFADEEGKTNLSIIDVGGEVLVVSQFTLYADCKKGNRPSFVKAGAPDFAEEMYEYFKAKCVETFGKVECGSFGADMKVELENDGPFTILWDSEEW; encoded by the coding sequence ATGCGAATTGTAATACAGCGTGTCAATCACGCATCCGTAAAAGTAGATGGAGAGACAATCGGAAGCATCGGCAAGGGCTATCTGCTTCTGCTCGGTGTGGCAGAGGGAGATACAAAGGAGATGGCGGACCGCTATGTGAAGAAGCTTTCAACCCTCCGGATCTTTGCAGACGAAGAGGGCAAGACGAACCTGTCAATTATCGATGTAGGTGGAGAAGTGCTGGTCGTATCCCAGTTCACATTATATGCGGACTGCAAGAAAGGAAACCGACCAAGCTTTGTCAAGGCGGGGGCACCGGACTTTGCTGAGGAGATGTATGAGTATTTCAAGGCGAAGTGCGTGGAGACATTTGGAAAAGTAGAATGTGGAAGCTTTGGCGCCGACATGAAGGTAGAGCTGGAGAACGATGGACCATTCACAATCTTGTGGGACAGCGAGGAATGGTAA
- a CDS encoding DUF6512 family protein has product MKFKTNAIRFLFISILGVLLHFTYEWSDQNRIVGLFSAVNESTWEHLKLLFFPMLLLTLVELFSFHEKMPANYLWARTIGILSGMIFIVAVFYTLNGILGKNYDWINIALYFAGVIFALFVENDVYRNGKAEKLILSSAILLLLTAAFFTFTEYPPQLGIFQEMSN; this is encoded by the coding sequence ATGAAATTCAAAACCAACGCCATCCGCTTTCTCTTTATCTCCATCCTCGGAGTGCTGCTGCATTTCACCTATGAATGGTCGGATCAAAACCGCATCGTCGGGCTGTTCTCTGCCGTCAACGAATCCACATGGGAGCACTTAAAGCTGCTCTTCTTCCCGATGCTTCTGCTCACGCTGGTCGAGCTGTTCTCCTTCCACGAAAAAATGCCGGCAAATTACCTCTGGGCACGCACCATCGGCATCTTGTCCGGCATGATTTTCATCGTCGCAGTCTTCTATACACTGAACGGCATCCTTGGAAAAAACTACGACTGGATCAATATTGCACTATATTTTGCAGGCGTTATCTTCGCCCTCTTTGTCGAAAATGATGTCTACCGAAATGGGAAGGCAGAAAAGCTCATCCTTTCTTCCGCGATTTTGCTCCTCTTAACCGCGGCATTTTTCACCTTTACGGAATATCCGCCACAGCTCGGCATCTTTCAGGAAATGAGCAACTAA